CACTGCATGAGTCCTGAAAATAAGTTGGCATGACCTAAATGACTGGATCATGTATTGTTATAGACACATATCACTGCCTATCAAGTGTCATCACTACTTTTCAGCCACTGGGTAGTGCCCCACCACTACACTATCCCCACTATCCTAAAACCCCACCAGGCTACCACCAACATAAATAGTGCCCCCCACCAAACAGTCCTTTGTGAGGGGGAAGGTGTATATAGTGCTGTGTAGACTAGTGATACTGCTGGTGAGAGTGTAGGAGCAAGTGTAGTGGATGTTCATTAGAGGTTTCTTTGCGAGATTAGTAGCAAAGTTAGTCAAAGTTTCATACATGTTTAGTGGTACTTTTTCTGTATGCTTAGTATAGAAGTACTAGCTGATCAGGGTAGACACAATAGggtaccgaggtcatagGGACcctgatagaccagttggcacagggactacagaagtgggttgggtggaaGGAAAAAGGAGATGAGTGTTGTCTTAAAGGAACAGGTGGAGAGAGTAATGGGATAGGAAGGGAGTGTAAATGTACTGGTAGTAGTAGTGTTGGTGCCAATTGTTGTagtaccagtggtagtgctGGTACTACTTGTCATGATTGTGGcaagtgtggtaccagtagTGCTGgccaaaaatgctactTGTCAGCCTATTGCAAAAAGACCGCCACTTCTGGTGGTGGCAGCAACACTGAAGGTGACTACTACTGGCCCACCCTCTCGGACAAGGCAGATcaagtccacctcctggcccggattttcctagggtcagtatgtctcatctggagtggaatcagtcagttggggtttCTAACGGGTGGAACTAGTGGCAAGGAGAGGTGGAAGGATAAAGCATTGAGTAGTGAGACCGATGGTCTCGGgtcattcatggcggccatgggctatgacctggataggttGAATGGGAGTGGTGGTCCAGGTAAGTAGTGCCTAGGATAGTCATTTTACAACATGAGAAACAATAAGTTTCATTAGATAAGTGATGTGATCCCATTAAAGCTATTTATGTGGTACTGTTGAGTACTGACTACTACTAACCTATACACCACCACTCCACATCAGTACCCTCCacactaccaccaccacaataccactacattatttCCCCTTTACTAAAACATACAAAAACAGCCAATTCCCCACACCCTGTGCGAGGTTTCTTCCCCTAGGGAGCCTTCCTAAAGGTGTCTCCACCTTATGACACCTGGACCATCCAGATCACTGCAGTTGGGTACTCccctagtactactatGGAATCCAAGGATTTCAACAGTTTATCGCTAATAAGGACTCCTACCCAGTAGATTCCTAGGATATCATGGATACTAATACCTGTACTACCATAGTACTGGTACTTCTATGGCTATACCTATGCTGCCAGGCACTGGGTTCCATGGTGGCCCTAATGGGCACTGGAAGCACTACTGAAGTACTAtctactaccactaccctATCTACTGTACTACTAGTAGTAtgtctatggcaatgcaaGAAGGCGGGTTACCTGGTATCACCAATGACCTGGTACCATTGGGTACTGATGGTACTACTAGTATTACTACAGGTAGTGGTATTGGTGCTGGAGCAACAGGGTTGGGAGCTGTTTAGCCAATTATTCATCACATCGACATATCCCATTTACGGTATtgcagtggtactactgggTATACTTGGTGGTACCCTATTCTGTGGATGGAAATGTAACCTGTTCTGTAGACCATGCTGTAAGAGTCAGTACATTTGCTACGGTAGTGCgatagtggtagtactagtgatACTGGTAGTACTGGGATTGACAGCTTCCCTGGCAAAGCATAGTGGTGGCACGGGTTTTGTTGGTTTCGGTAATGCAGGACAGACCGAGAAGACCATCATTCGACGTCTTAGTAACATAATGATACCCATTACTCAGTCCTATGCCATGGTAGTTATATGGAATACTCTCCTCAAGCTACCAT
This is a stretch of genomic DNA from Babesia bovis T2Bo chromosome 1, whole genome shotgun sequence. It encodes these proteins:
- a CDS encoding variant erythrocyte surface antigen-1 beta subunit, translated to MSVVLKEQVERCGTSSAGQKCYLSAYCKKTATSGGGSNTEGDYYWPTLSDKADQVHLLARIFLGSVCLIWSGISQLGFLTGGTSGKERWKDKALSSETDGLGSFMAAMGYDLDRLNGSGGPGK